From Hartmannibacter diazotrophicus, a single genomic window includes:
- a CDS encoding HAD family hydrolase has protein sequence MTTVSSPAIRAVLFDKDGTLIDFHKTWEPPIRLAALHAANGDQALADHLMRSGGMDPVSGHTGGDSLLAAGNTAEIAVEWIAAGSPHSLEALVPALDAIFVAAVDGAVAVTDLAAFFRRLKARNLRTGIASSDSEAAIRGLIARFGMEADIDFVAGYDSGHGVKPEAGMLLAFAEAVGVRPQEVAMVGDNLHDMHMAAAAGAGLRFAVLTGTGAPETLAAASDFCLPSILDVETHLCG, from the coding sequence TTGACGACCGTATCCAGTCCGGCCATCCGCGCTGTCCTCTTCGACAAGGACGGAACGCTCATCGACTTCCACAAGACCTGGGAGCCGCCGATCCGCCTCGCCGCCCTTCACGCGGCCAATGGCGACCAGGCATTGGCCGACCATCTGATGCGCAGCGGCGGCATGGACCCGGTCTCGGGCCACACGGGCGGCGACAGCCTGCTCGCCGCCGGCAACACCGCCGAGATTGCCGTCGAATGGATCGCCGCCGGCAGCCCGCATTCGCTGGAGGCGCTGGTGCCGGCATTGGATGCGATCTTCGTCGCCGCCGTCGACGGCGCGGTCGCCGTCACCGATCTTGCTGCCTTCTTCCGCCGCCTGAAGGCCAGGAATCTGAGGACCGGCATCGCCAGCAGCGACAGCGAAGCGGCCATCCGCGGTCTCATTGCCCGTTTCGGCATGGAAGCCGACATCGATTTCGTCGCCGGCTATGACAGCGGTCACGGCGTCAAGCCCGAGGCCGGCATGCTTCTCGCCTTTGCCGAGGCTGTCGGCGTGCGTCCGCAAGAGGTCGCCATGGTCGGCGACAACCTCCATGACATGCATATGGCCGCCGCCGCCGGGGCAGGGCTTCGCTTCGCCGTTCTCACCGGAACGGGGGCGCCGGAGACACTGGCTGCGGCCTCCGACTTTTGTCTGCCTAGCATTCTGGATGTCGAAACCCATCTATGTGGATGA